The following proteins come from a genomic window of Rattus norvegicus strain BN/NHsdMcwi chromosome 8, GRCr8, whole genome shotgun sequence:
- the Aasdhppt gene encoding L-aminoadipate-semialdehyde dehydrogenase-phosphopantetheinyl transferase isoform X1, with protein MVFPAKRLCVVPYMEGVRWAFSCGTWLPSPAEWLLAVRSIQPEEKERIGQFVFARDAKAALAGRLMIRKLVAEKLNIPWDHIRLQRTSKGKPILAKDTLNPYPNFNFNISHQGDYTVLAAEPELQVGIDIMKTSFPGRGSIPEFFHIMKRKFTNKEWETIRSFNDEWSQLDMFYRHWALKESFIKAIGVGLGFEMQRLEFDVSPLSMDIGQVYKETRLILDGEEEKEWAFEESKIDQHHFVAVALRKPDGSRHQNGAVLDLGLAVL; from the exons ATGGTGTTCCCAGCCAAGAGGCTGTGTGTGGTCCCGTACATGGAGGGCGTTCGCTGGGCCTTTTCCTGCGGCACCTGGCTGCCAAGTCCAGCCGAATGGCTTCTGGCGGTGCGATCGATCCAGCCAGAGGAGAAGGAGCGCATCGGCCAGTTCGTGTTTGCTCGCGACGCTAAGGCGGCCTTG GCTGGTCGTCTTATGATAAGGAAATTAGTTGCAGAGAAATTGAATATCCCTTGGGATCACATCCGTCTGCAGAGAACTTCAAAGGGAAAGCCAATTTTGGCGAAAGACACGTTGAATCCTTATCCCAATTTCAACTTTAACATCTCTCATCAAGGGGACTATACAGTTCTTGCCGCAGAACCTGAACTACAAGTTGGTATTGATATCATGAAGACTAGTTTTCCAG GTCGTGGTTCAATTCCAGAATTCTTTCATATCATGAAAAGAAAGTTTACAAACAAGGAGTGGGAAACAATCAGAAGTTTTAATGATGAATGGTCTCAACTGGATATGTTTTACCGGCATTGG GCACTGAAAGAAAGCTTCataaaagccattggtgttggaCTGGGATTTGAAATGCAGCGGCTTGAATTTGATGTATCTCCATTAAGCATGGACATCGGCCAGGTTTATAAGGAAACACGTTTGATTTTggatggggaagaagaaaaggaatgggCCTTTGAg gaAAGCAAAATAGATCAACACCATTTCGTTGCGGTGGCTCTTAGGAAGCCTGATGGATCTAGACATCAAAAT ggagctgtattggatttgggcctggccgttttgtga
- the Aasdhppt gene encoding L-aminoadipate-semialdehyde dehydrogenase-phosphopantetheinyl transferase, with product MVFPAKRLCVVPYMEGVRWAFSCGTWLPSPAEWLLAVRSIQPEEKERIGQFVFARDAKAALAGRLMIRKLVAEKLNIPWDHIRLQRTSKGKPILAKDTLNPYPNFNFNISHQGDYTVLAAEPELQVGIDIMKTSFPGRGSIPEFFHIMKRKFTNKEWETIRSFNDEWSQLDMFYRHWALKESFIKAIGVGLGFEMQRLEFDVSPLSMDIGQVYKETRLILDGEEEKEWAFEESKIDQHHFVAVALRKPDGSRHQNVSYQDDSKPSQRQFTILNFNDLIASAIPMTPEDPSFWDCFCFTEEILIRNGSKS from the exons ATGGTGTTCCCAGCCAAGAGGCTGTGTGTGGTCCCGTACATGGAGGGCGTTCGCTGGGCCTTTTCCTGCGGCACCTGGCTGCCAAGTCCAGCCGAATGGCTTCTGGCGGTGCGATCGATCCAGCCAGAGGAGAAGGAGCGCATCGGCCAGTTCGTGTTTGCTCGCGACGCTAAGGCGGCCTTG GCTGGTCGTCTTATGATAAGGAAATTAGTTGCAGAGAAATTGAATATCCCTTGGGATCACATCCGTCTGCAGAGAACTTCAAAGGGAAAGCCAATTTTGGCGAAAGACACGTTGAATCCTTATCCCAATTTCAACTTTAACATCTCTCATCAAGGGGACTATACAGTTCTTGCCGCAGAACCTGAACTACAAGTTGGTATTGATATCATGAAGACTAGTTTTCCAG GTCGTGGTTCAATTCCAGAATTCTTTCATATCATGAAAAGAAAGTTTACAAACAAGGAGTGGGAAACAATCAGAAGTTTTAATGATGAATGGTCTCAACTGGATATGTTTTACCGGCATTGG GCACTGAAAGAAAGCTTCataaaagccattggtgttggaCTGGGATTTGAAATGCAGCGGCTTGAATTTGATGTATCTCCATTAAGCATGGACATCGGCCAGGTTTATAAGGAAACACGTTTGATTTTggatggggaagaagaaaaggaatgggCCTTTGAg gaAAGCAAAATAGATCAACACCATTTCGTTGCGGTGGCTCTTAGGAAGCCTGATGGATCTAGACATCAAAAT gtttcATATCAAGATGATTCTAAGCCATCTCAGAGGCAGTTCACCATTCTTAACTTTAATGACTTGATAGCATCTGCTATTCCTATGACACCTGAGGATCCTTCATTTTGGGACTGCTTTTGTTTCACAGAAGAAATTCTAATACGAAATGGTTCCAAGTCATGA